The Thermodesulfobacteriota bacterium genome includes a window with the following:
- a CDS encoding sodium/substrate symporter small subunit, which produces MSEHAGDLNINFFRPVGEFMKKDVAMKKLIIAIWFIATYGFLWLLQLVADPTDTVTITLNTGQVIQQVTGKSFLTETQFIGFPFHYWFHAQFCIAMFIGLCYWYCKFIDKLEANRS; this is translated from the coding sequence ATGTCGGAACACGCAGGAGACCTAAACATCAACTTCTTCAGGCCCGTAGGTGAGTTCATGAAGAAGGACGTCGCGATGAAGAAACTGATCATCGCGATCTGGTTCATCGCAACCTATGGCTTTCTTTGGCTTCTTCAACTCGTGGCCGATCCGACGGATACCGTTACCATCACCCTGAACACGGGACAAGTCATTCAGCAGGTCACGGGGAAAAGCTTTCTCACGGAAACCCAGTTCATCGGTTTTCCGTTTCACTACTGGTTCCACGCGCAGTTCTGCATCGCGATGTTCATCGGCCTTTGTTACTGGTACTGCAAGTTCATCGACAAGCTCGAAGCGAACCGCTCTTGA
- a CDS encoding VC_2705 family sodium/solute symporter: MLHKFRAHVSLTILLSLFSTAAFAAVDDLNPTGEFKIFPAILMLGLLVLFVAIGFLAKATTTDDYWAAGRGIGQIGGGMAIASNWMSAASYLGMAGLIYLQGYFGISYVVGWTGGYVLLLVLVAGPIRRYGKYTAPDFIGDRYYSTAARLLSSFIVIIISFVYAVGQYKGIGMMFNWIFGINYEVSVVVGTAVVLAYVLVSGMLGATKNMQVQYVVIVVCLLCPLFFIANKLGYFSIVPQIGYGAALWDIGHAGNGISAAAADPAYYLPFSQKSAYQWFALCITLMLGTAGLPHVIGRFYVVPRVSDARWQVVWGLFFIALVYWTAPAFAAFAKFSNLLGTAGVAISPDAIVVNAAELAGLPEWFAGFIAAGAVSAAFSTVGGLLMTGAAAFSHDIYYRVLNPNASEVTKLRIARIGTIVLGVSIILVALKPPMLIGQIVAVAFALGGNTFFPLFLLGLWWSRTTKEAAIAGMLVGLAVTFGTLFIPKTSILAYYLPATSSCILGVPLVLATMVVVSLLTKEPAQEIKELLYHVHNDAPIPASPAPAPAVPGRGPGVAPEPA; encoded by the coding sequence ATGTTGCACAAATTCCGGGCCCACGTGAGCCTGACGATACTCCTCTCGCTTTTCTCGACCGCCGCCTTTGCCGCCGTGGACGATCTCAACCCCACGGGCGAGTTCAAGATCTTTCCCGCCATCCTGATGCTGGGTCTACTGGTGCTGTTCGTGGCGATTGGGTTCCTGGCCAAGGCCACCACAACCGACGACTACTGGGCCGCGGGCCGTGGCATCGGACAGATCGGGGGCGGCATGGCCATCGCCTCCAACTGGATGTCGGCCGCCAGCTACCTCGGGATGGCGGGCCTCATCTACCTCCAGGGCTATTTCGGCATCTCGTACGTGGTGGGCTGGACGGGGGGCTACGTGCTCCTTCTGGTCCTCGTGGCGGGCCCGATCCGGCGCTACGGCAAGTACACGGCCCCCGACTTCATCGGCGACCGATATTACTCCACGGCAGCCCGCCTTCTTTCGTCCTTCATCGTCATCATCATCTCCTTCGTCTACGCCGTGGGCCAGTACAAGGGGATCGGGATGATGTTCAACTGGATCTTCGGCATCAACTACGAGGTCTCGGTGGTGGTCGGCACGGCCGTGGTGCTGGCCTACGTGCTCGTGTCGGGCATGCTCGGGGCCACGAAGAACATGCAGGTCCAGTACGTGGTCATCGTCGTCTGCCTCCTGTGCCCGCTCTTCTTCATCGCGAACAAGCTCGGGTACTTCTCGATCGTGCCCCAGATCGGCTACGGGGCCGCCCTCTGGGACATCGGCCACGCCGGCAACGGGATCTCGGCGGCGGCGGCGGACCCCGCATACTACCTGCCCTTCTCCCAGAAGAGCGCCTACCAGTGGTTCGCCCTGTGCATCACCCTGATGCTGGGCACGGCGGGCCTGCCCCACGTGATCGGGCGGTTCTACGTGGTGCCCCGGGTGAGTGACGCCCGCTGGCAGGTGGTGTGGGGGCTGTTCTTCATCGCCCTCGTGTACTGGACTGCGCCGGCCTTCGCGGCCTTCGCCAAGTTCTCGAACCTCCTGGGCACTGCTGGGGTCGCCATCTCTCCCGACGCCATCGTGGTGAACGCGGCCGAGCTGGCGGGTCTTCCCGAGTGGTTCGCGGGGTTCATCGCCGCGGGAGCCGTCTCGGCGGCGTTCTCCACCGTGGGAGGGCTCCTCATGACGGGGGCCGCCGCCTTCTCCCACGACATCTACTACCGGGTGCTCAACCCCAACGCCTCCGAGGTCACCAAGCTGCGCATCGCCCGTATCGGCACGATCGTGCTGGGGGTCTCCATCATCCTGGTGGCCCTCAAGCCCCCCATGCTCATCGGCCAGATCGTGGCGGTGGCCTTTGCCCTGGGCGGCAACACCTTCTTCCCCCTCTTCCTCCTGGGCCTGTGGTGGAGCCGCACGACCAAGGAGGCCGCGATTGCCGGCATGCTGGTGGGGCTCGCGGTGACCTTCGGGACCCTCTTCATCCCGAAGACCTCGATCCTCGCCTACTACCTGCCGGCCACGTCGAGCTGCATCCTCGGGGTGCCCCTGGTGCTCGCCACGATGGTCGTGGTCTCGCTGCTCACCAAGGAGCCGGCGCAGGAAATCAAGGAGCTCCTGTATCACGTCCACAACGACGCGCCGATTCCGGCCAGCCCGGCTCCCGCGCCCGCCGTTCCCGGTAGGGGCCCCGGCGTGGCCCCCGAGCCGGCATAG
- a CDS encoding nitrogenase component 1, protein MAETDQSPADRSPITDHRSRISYVSTTNACKLCKPLGACLVFRGIEGAIPYLHGSQGCATYMRRYIISHFREPMDIASSSLGEKQAVYGGGPSLKQGLRNVIAKYRPALIGVATTCLTETIGDDVPGILAEFREEAAGETLPALVRVSTPSYSGTHAEGFHAAVRAVAEQLGEAGEPTGAVNLFPGSVSPADLRHLKELLRDFGLDGVILPDLSETLDGPALQDYEELPRGGTPVARLRGMGRSRATLEFGRALPGTTAGAVLARRFGVPLRSLGLPVGLRESDRFFRALEELSGRATPREHALERGRLVDAYVDGHKVVSGVQAVVYGEEDLVVGLAAFLAEIGVRPVLCASGGRSGRLAGAVQAVTEGLLPEPPAVREGADFYELAEEAEALGPQLLVGNSKGYHLARRWQIPLVRVGFPIHDRFGGQRLLHLGYRGAQSLYDRIVNALLEVKQEGSAVGYGYL, encoded by the coding sequence ATGGCTGAGACGGACCAGTCCCCCGCCGACCGATCACCGATCACCGATCACCGGTCACGGATTTCCTACGTGTCCACCACCAACGCCTGCAAGCTCTGCAAGCCCCTGGGGGCGTGCCTGGTGTTCCGGGGCATCGAGGGCGCCATCCCCTATCTGCACGGGTCCCAGGGGTGCGCCACCTACATGCGCCGCTACATCATCAGCCACTTCCGCGAGCCCATGGACATCGCCTCCTCGTCCCTGGGCGAGAAGCAGGCCGTCTATGGGGGCGGGCCGAGCCTGAAGCAGGGACTGCGCAACGTCATCGCCAAGTACCGCCCGGCGCTCATCGGCGTCGCTACCACCTGCCTCACCGAGACCATCGGCGATGACGTGCCGGGCATCCTGGCGGAGTTCCGGGAGGAGGCGGCCGGGGAGACCCTTCCCGCCCTGGTCCGGGTCTCGACGCCGAGCTACTCCGGCACCCACGCCGAGGGCTTCCACGCGGCGGTGCGGGCCGTGGCGGAGCAACTGGGCGAGGCCGGCGAGCCCACCGGCGCGGTGAACCTCTTCCCCGGGTCGGTGTCCCCGGCAGACCTTCGCCACCTCAAGGAATTGCTTCGGGATTTCGGTTTGGACGGGGTGATCCTCCCGGACCTGAGCGAGACCCTCGACGGGCCGGCGCTCCAGGACTACGAGGAGCTGCCCCGGGGGGGCACCCCGGTGGCGCGGCTTCGGGGGATGGGGCGGTCCCGGGCCACCCTCGAGTTCGGGCGGGCCCTGCCCGGGACCACGGCGGGAGCGGTGCTGGCCCGGCGTTTCGGCGTGCCCCTGCGGTCCCTGGGGCTGCCCGTGGGGCTTCGGGAGAGCGACCGCTTCTTCCGGGCCCTGGAGGAGCTCTCGGGCCGGGCGACCCCCCGGGAGCACGCCCTGGAGCGGGGGCGGCTCGTGGATGCCTACGTGGACGGCCACAAGGTGGTCTCCGGGGTGCAGGCCGTGGTGTACGGGGAGGAAGACCTGGTGGTGGGGCTCGCGGCCTTCCTGGCGGAGATCGGGGTGCGGCCGGTGCTGTGCGCCTCGGGGGGCCGCAGCGGGCGCCTGGCCGGGGCGGTGCAGGCTGTGACCGAAGGCCTCCTCCCCGAGCCCCCGGCGGTGCGCGAGGGGGCAGACTTCTACGAGCTCGCCGAGGAAGCCGAGGCCCTGGGTCCCCAGCTCCTGGTGGGCAACTCCAAGGGCTACCACCTGGCCCGGCGCTGGCAGATCCCCCTGGTGCGGGTCGGCTTCCCCATCCACGACCGCTTCGGCGGCCAGCGCCTTCTCCACCTGGGCTACCGCGGCGCCCAGTCCCTCTACGACCGCATCGTCAATGCCCTCCTGGAGGTCAAGCAGGAGGGATCGGCGGTGGGGTATGGATATCTGTGA
- the nifB gene encoding nitrogenase cofactor biosynthesis protein NifB encodes MPTTALELTKHPCFHEEARGVCGRVHLPVAPACNVKCNYCDRRYDCANESRPGVASAVLSPVQALRYLERVVEQELRLSVVGIAGPGDPFANPDETLETLRGVRERYPQMLLCVSTNGLALPAHLDAVAALGVSHVTVTVNAVDPRIGQKIYAWAKDGKVIHRNLSAAELLLGRQLVAVRGLAERGIAVKVNTVVIPGVNEDHVPKVARTVAALGAAVHNCMAMVPNTGTPFADLPEPTPARIAALRELAGAHLPQMRHCQRCRADAVGLLGEDRSGELAGLLEACAGELPLSTEGRPYVAAATQEGVLVNRHLGEADRFQVWGPAPGGGFRLVEERDAPAPGGGPERWRELARVLADCRAVLVSGVGEGPRALLEDAGVLPVEMGGFIELGLQAVYAGKGVAVLKRRGSGAGCSRGTQCRGDGTGCG; translated from the coding sequence ATGCCCACGACCGCCCTCGAGCTCACCAAACACCCCTGCTTCCACGAAGAGGCCCGGGGGGTCTGCGGCCGGGTCCACCTGCCGGTGGCCCCGGCGTGCAACGTCAAGTGCAACTACTGCGACCGGCGCTACGACTGCGCCAACGAGAGCCGGCCGGGGGTGGCGAGCGCGGTGCTCTCGCCGGTGCAGGCCCTGCGCTACCTGGAGCGGGTGGTGGAGCAGGAGCTCCGGCTCTCGGTGGTGGGGATCGCCGGGCCGGGAGACCCCTTCGCCAACCCCGACGAGACCCTGGAGACCCTGCGCGGCGTCCGGGAGCGCTACCCGCAGATGCTCCTGTGCGTCTCCACCAACGGGCTCGCCCTGCCGGCGCACCTGGACGCGGTGGCCGCCCTGGGGGTCTCCCACGTCACCGTCACGGTCAACGCGGTGGACCCGAGGATCGGCCAGAAGATCTACGCCTGGGCCAAGGACGGCAAGGTCATCCACCGCAACCTGAGCGCCGCCGAGCTCCTGCTGGGGCGCCAGCTCGTGGCAGTCCGGGGGCTCGCGGAGCGGGGCATCGCGGTCAAGGTGAACACCGTCGTCATCCCCGGCGTCAACGAGGACCACGTACCCAAGGTCGCCCGCACCGTGGCGGCCCTGGGGGCGGCGGTGCACAACTGCATGGCCATGGTGCCCAACACCGGCACCCCCTTCGCAGACCTGCCGGAGCCCACCCCGGCCCGCATCGCCGCGCTGCGGGAGCTTGCCGGCGCCCACCTGCCCCAGATGCGCCACTGCCAGCGGTGCCGGGCCGATGCCGTGGGGCTTCTCGGGGAAGACCGCTCCGGGGAGCTCGCCGGCCTCCTGGAGGCGTGCGCCGGGGAGCTCCCCCTCTCCACCGAGGGCCGGCCCTACGTGGCGGCGGCCACCCAGGAGGGCGTCCTGGTGAACCGGCACCTGGGGGAGGCGGACCGCTTCCAGGTGTGGGGGCCCGCCCCCGGCGGCGGCTTTCGCCTCGTGGAGGAGCGCGACGCCCCTGCCCCGGGCGGGGGCCCCGAGCGCTGGCGGGAGCTGGCCCGGGTGCTGGCAGACTGCCGGGCAGTTCTCGTGAGCGGCGTGGGCGAAGGGCCCCGGGCTCTCTTGGAGGACGCCGGGGTCCTCCCCGTGGAGATGGGCGGCTTCATCGAGCTCGGTCTCCAGGCGGTCTACGCCGGCAAGGGCGTCGCCGTTCTGAAGCGCCGCGGCTCCGGGGCCGGCTGCTCCCGGGGCACGCAGTGCCGAGGGGACGGGACGGGGTGCGGGTAG
- the nifE gene encoding nitrogenase iron-molybdenum cofactor biosynthesis protein NifE encodes MILEARKDQVHRKGDEAFALACNKDSLAGAVSQRACVFCGSRVVLYPIADALHLVHGPVGCAAYTWDIRGALSSGPELHRLSFSTDLQEVDVIFGGEGKLEAALRELIDRHAPKAAFVYSTCIVGIIGDDLEAVCKRVEAEKGIPVIPVQSEGFKGNKRAGYNAACSAMMRLVGTGDTAGISPLSVNILGDFNLAGEIWIIRGYFERMGVEVVANVTGDGRVDDLRRAHGAALNVVQCSGSTMDLARMMQEKYGTPFLRVSYFGVEDMAESLYDVARFFADRDPGMLDRTRELVREELAVLYPKLQEYRKALTGKRAAIYVGGAFKAFSLVKAFRLLGMDVVMVGSQTGTAEDYRELYEITDEGTIIVDDANPLELAEFVREKDVDILVGGVKERPIAHKLGVGFCDHNHERKEALEGFVGMLNFADEAYRTVMSPVWRFVPRRAEASHG; translated from the coding sequence ATGATCCTCGAAGCGCGCAAAGACCAGGTCCACCGCAAGGGCGACGAGGCGTTTGCCCTGGCCTGCAACAAGGACAGCCTGGCCGGCGCGGTGAGCCAGCGGGCCTGCGTGTTCTGCGGGTCCCGGGTGGTGCTCTACCCCATCGCCGACGCCCTGCACCTGGTCCACGGCCCGGTGGGGTGCGCGGCCTACACCTGGGACATCCGGGGCGCCCTCTCCTCGGGGCCGGAGCTCCACCGGCTCTCCTTCTCCACCGACCTCCAGGAGGTGGACGTGATCTTCGGCGGCGAAGGGAAGCTCGAGGCGGCGCTCCGGGAGCTCATCGACCGGCACGCGCCCAAGGCGGCCTTCGTCTACTCCACCTGCATCGTGGGCATCATCGGCGACGACCTGGAGGCGGTGTGCAAGCGGGTGGAGGCGGAGAAGGGCATCCCGGTGATCCCGGTCCAGTCCGAGGGGTTCAAGGGCAACAAGCGCGCCGGGTACAACGCCGCCTGCAGCGCCATGATGCGGCTGGTGGGCACCGGCGACACCGCCGGGATCTCGCCGCTCTCGGTCAACATCCTCGGCGACTTCAACCTGGCCGGGGAGATCTGGATCATCCGGGGCTACTTCGAGCGCATGGGCGTGGAGGTGGTGGCCAACGTCACCGGCGACGGCCGGGTGGACGACCTCCGGCGGGCCCACGGCGCGGCCTTGAACGTGGTCCAGTGCTCGGGCTCCACCATGGACCTCGCCCGGATGATGCAGGAGAAATATGGGACTCCCTTTCTCCGGGTCTCCTACTTCGGGGTGGAGGACATGGCCGAGTCCCTCTACGACGTGGCCCGGTTCTTCGCGGACCGGGACCCGGGGATGCTCGACCGCACCCGGGAGCTCGTCCGGGAGGAGCTCGCGGTGCTCTACCCCAAGCTCCAGGAGTACCGGAAGGCGCTCACGGGCAAGCGGGCGGCCATCTACGTGGGCGGCGCGTTCAAGGCCTTTTCCCTGGTCAAGGCCTTCCGGCTGCTCGGGATGGACGTGGTGATGGTGGGCTCCCAGACGGGCACGGCCGAGGACTACCGGGAGCTCTACGAGATCACCGACGAGGGCACCATCATCGTGGACGATGCGAACCCCCTGGAGCTCGCCGAGTTCGTCCGGGAGAAGGACGTGGACATCCTGGTGGGCGGCGTGAAGGAGCGGCCCATCGCCCACAAGCTCGGGGTGGGGTTCTGCGACCACAACCACGAGCGCAAGGAGGCCCTGGAGGGCTTCGTCGGGATGCTCAATTTCGCCGACGAAGCCTACCGCACCGTCATGAGCCCGGTCTGGCGCTTCGTGCCCCGGCGGGCGGAGGCGAGCCATGGCTGA
- a CDS encoding sigma-54 dependent transcriptional regulator produces the protein MATRGILVVDDDQSMCRMLEEVLSDNGYRVSAFTRSFEAVEAFEPRQHDLVITDVKMPGLDGLEMLDRIRRKDRAVPVIMITAFATVDLSIQALRKGAYDMVTKPFEPEELLYRVRNALRQTELAYENRELREELGERRPFGQVVGNSPELHAVMETARKVAARPLPVLITGESGTGKELVAQAIHQASDRRDAKFVAINCGALPQSLLESELFGFRKGAFTGADRDRKGLLEVADQGTLFLDEVGNLPMGVQKTLLRFLEEKEFYRLGETQPCRVDVRIVSATNADLGAAVKRGEFREDLLYRLNVVNLRMPALRDRGADIPLLAAHFLREQNLRFGTEVRGFTPDAMDLLRRCRWPGNVRQLRNVVEASLAVETGATLSARVVAQFLEPPPDGSPAPPLAGLDYASALARFEREYLSQLLRSTGGNVEEAAAQAGMDVTTIYRKMKRREVPREGVG, from the coding sequence GTGGCGACCCGGGGCATTCTGGTGGTGGACGACGACCAGAGCATGTGCCGCATGCTCGAAGAGGTGCTCTCCGACAACGGCTACCGGGTCTCGGCGTTTACGCGCTCTTTCGAGGCCGTCGAGGCCTTCGAGCCCCGCCAGCACGACCTCGTGATCACCGACGTGAAGATGCCCGGGCTCGACGGCCTGGAGATGCTCGACCGCATCCGCCGGAAGGACCGGGCGGTCCCGGTCATCATGATTACCGCCTTCGCCACCGTGGACCTGTCGATCCAGGCGCTGCGCAAGGGTGCCTACGACATGGTCACCAAGCCCTTCGAGCCCGAGGAGCTGCTCTACCGCGTCCGAAACGCCCTGCGCCAGACCGAGCTGGCGTACGAGAACCGGGAGCTCCGGGAAGAGCTCGGAGAGCGGCGCCCCTTCGGGCAGGTGGTGGGCAACTCTCCGGAGCTCCACGCGGTGATGGAGACCGCGCGCAAGGTGGCCGCCCGGCCGCTTCCCGTGCTCATCACCGGCGAGTCGGGCACGGGCAAGGAGCTGGTGGCCCAGGCCATCCACCAGGCCTCGGACCGGCGGGACGCCAAGTTCGTGGCCATCAACTGCGGCGCCCTGCCCCAGTCCCTCCTGGAGAGCGAGCTCTTCGGATTCCGCAAGGGCGCCTTCACGGGGGCCGACCGGGACCGCAAGGGGCTCCTGGAGGTTGCGGACCAGGGCACCCTCTTCCTGGACGAGGTGGGCAACCTGCCCATGGGGGTGCAGAAGACCCTGCTGCGCTTCCTCGAAGAGAAGGAGTTCTACCGCCTGGGAGAAACCCAGCCCTGCCGGGTGGACGTGCGGATCGTCTCCGCCACCAACGCGGACCTGGGGGCGGCGGTGAAGAGGGGCGAGTTCCGGGAGGATCTGCTGTACCGCCTGAACGTCGTGAACCTGCGGATGCCCGCGCTGCGCGACCGGGGGGCCGACATCCCGCTCCTGGCCGCCCACTTCCTGCGGGAGCAGAACCTGCGCTTCGGTACGGAGGTGCGAGGCTTCACCCCGGACGCCATGGACCTTCTGCGCCGGTGTCGCTGGCCCGGCAACGTGCGCCAGCTGCGCAACGTGGTGGAGGCGTCCCTGGCCGTGGAGACCGGGGCCACCCTGAGCGCCCGGGTCGTCGCCCAGTTCCTCGAGCCCCCGCCCGACGGCTCCCCCGCTCCCCCCCTGGCCGGCCTGGACTACGCCTCGGCGCTGGCCCGCTTCGAGCGCGAGTACCTCTCCCAGCTCCTGCGCAGCACCGGGGGCAACGTGGAGGAGGCCGCCGCGCAGGCGGGAATGGACGTGACCACGATCTACCGCAAGATGAAGCGCCGCGAGGTCCCGCGCGAGGGCGTGGGCTAG
- a CDS encoding cache domain-containing protein → MLTWFRRLDLRWQLLAVALPLAVVPMAAVGAVVGYVSTERAYRELTRNSADDLERTAQFTLDLLHAHYRQFEVYKQDKKATLERDLATLATFAHNLVEAQDKQASGGRVNLATAQAQARAALKAVNLGASGYIYAMTTRGDLKAHIASEGENIYDAQDEDGRYFIREMCAAARDARPGEVLYIVYPWRNAVLGDPHPRYKMVAYRYFAPWDWIVAAGSYLDETYEDHAFERAAFEALKDRIKAKKVGTTGYIYALTADGTLTIHPFHEGENIWDEQDHEGRFFIREICRNKRGWIRYPWKNRDELWPRTKIVRYDHFEPWDWVVGVGSYEEEFYLEPNRMRAGILQTVLVSTLGVGLACLGLVFWTSSVLTSPVRRLVAAIQRVRRGRLDERVPVELGGELGKLAEAFNEMADGLDRTRHLEESLAQQGRLASLGVLASGVAHEINNPLGVILGYAGHLESKLDPGAPGHRYAAQIKRECNRCRKIVQDLLGFARLPRPEREVTVLNPLLEQIADVAANHTELQGIAIRRALDPDLPPVRVDPGQIRQVALNLLLNAGAALEGHGTLIVATRRGPEGWVEIRFEDDGPGIPPEDLDKVFEPFFTTKAQGTGLGLAISKQLVEQHRGRIRIESEPGRGTCVTVALPAAGNGEV, encoded by the coding sequence ATGCTGACCTGGTTTCGCCGACTCGATCTTCGCTGGCAGCTCCTGGCGGTGGCGCTGCCCCTGGCGGTGGTGCCCATGGCCGCCGTGGGCGCTGTGGTGGGGTACGTGTCCACGGAGCGGGCGTACCGGGAGCTCACCCGAAACAGCGCCGACGACCTGGAGCGCACCGCCCAGTTCACCCTCGACCTCCTCCACGCCCACTACCGCCAGTTCGAGGTCTACAAACAGGACAAGAAGGCCACCCTCGAACGCGACCTGGCGACGCTCGCCACCTTCGCCCACAACCTGGTGGAGGCCCAGGACAAGCAGGCATCCGGGGGCCGGGTGAACCTGGCCACCGCCCAGGCCCAGGCGCGCGCCGCCCTCAAGGCCGTGAACCTGGGGGCGAGCGGGTACATCTACGCCATGACCACCCGGGGGGACCTGAAGGCCCACATCGCGAGCGAGGGGGAAAACATCTACGACGCCCAGGACGAGGACGGGCGCTACTTCATCCGGGAGATGTGCGCGGCGGCGCGGGACGCCCGGCCGGGGGAGGTCCTCTACATCGTCTACCCGTGGCGCAACGCCGTGCTGGGCGACCCCCACCCGCGCTACAAGATGGTGGCCTACCGGTACTTCGCGCCCTGGGACTGGATCGTCGCCGCGGGGAGCTACCTGGACGAGACCTACGAGGACCACGCCTTCGAGCGCGCGGCCTTCGAGGCGCTCAAGGACCGCATCAAGGCGAAGAAGGTGGGGACGACCGGGTACATCTACGCCCTGACGGCGGACGGGACGCTCACGATCCACCCCTTCCACGAAGGGGAGAACATCTGGGACGAACAGGACCACGAGGGGCGCTTCTTCATCCGGGAGATCTGTCGGAACAAGCGGGGATGGATCCGCTACCCCTGGAAGAACCGCGACGAGCTCTGGCCCCGCACCAAGATCGTGCGCTACGACCACTTCGAGCCCTGGGACTGGGTGGTGGGGGTGGGATCCTACGAGGAGGAGTTCTACCTGGAGCCCAACCGGATGCGCGCCGGCATCCTCCAGACGGTGCTGGTCTCGACCCTGGGGGTGGGGCTGGCCTGCCTGGGGCTCGTGTTCTGGACCTCCAGCGTGCTCACCAGCCCGGTGCGGCGCCTGGTGGCCGCCATCCAGCGGGTGCGGCGGGGCCGCCTGGACGAGCGGGTGCCGGTGGAGCTGGGGGGCGAGCTGGGCAAGCTCGCCGAGGCGTTCAATGAGATGGCCGACGGCCTGGACCGCACCCGGCACCTGGAGGAGAGCCTGGCCCAGCAGGGGCGCCTGGCGTCCCTGGGGGTGCTGGCCTCCGGGGTGGCCCACGAGATCAACAACCCCCTGGGGGTCATCCTGGGGTACGCCGGACACCTGGAGAGCAAGCTCGACCCGGGCGCCCCGGGACACCGCTACGCGGCGCAGATCAAGCGCGAGTGCAACCGCTGCCGCAAGATCGTGCAAGATCTCCTGGGGTTCGCCCGGCTGCCCCGGCCCGAGCGGGAGGTGACGGTCCTGAACCCGCTGCTGGAGCAGATCGCCGACGTGGCGGCCAACCACACCGAGCTCCAGGGCATCGCGATCCGCCGGGCGCTGGACCCCGACCTGCCCCCCGTGCGGGTGGACCCGGGGCAGATCCGGCAGGTGGCGCTCAATCTCCTCCTCAACGCCGGGGCAGCCCTGGAGGGGCACGGCACCCTGATCGTGGCCACCCGCCGGGGGCCCGAGGGGTGGGTGGAGATCCGCTTCGAGGACGACGGCCCGGGCATCCCCCCGGAGGATCTCGACAAGGTGTTCGAGCCGTTCTTCACCACCAAGGCACAGGGCACGGGGCTGGGGCTCGCCATCTCGAAGCAACTGGTGGAACAACACCGGGGCAGGATCCGCATCGAGAGCGAGCCCGGCCGGGGCACCTGCGTCACGGTCGCCCTGCCCGCCGCCGGCAACGGGGAGGTCTAG
- a CDS encoding DUF294 nucleotidyltransferase-like domain-containing protein: MDAGSVRQRGARAPGGPAAKIAAVLAAIGEASSPEALAGLHRALDALAARRFEADPSVPELQALCTGYRDHIFRRALALAEAELGPPPCPYAAACVGSEGRREQTLATDQDNLLVFRDSAHRPYFLRFGAIVGQFLARAGIAPCTGGIMMGEEAWQGTVAQWKARIDRTVAFDDAGVPQHRQLLRLIILSDVRFLHGTELLVAEVASHLFARLRDNVPALYEMARASVTLPLGLGWFGRLRTERRGPNRSLLDLKRLGWAPLVLAVRVLALKHGISQTHTVDRICALRSRGRIGEELAANLLSAHELLTRLKVACELRAGGRGAHVVCFLDAQRLPPAEAKALRASLRTVGALQRLAYRSFQLP; this comes from the coding sequence ATGGATGCGGGTTCGGTGCGCCAGCGCGGGGCACGTGCCCCCGGGGGCCCCGCGGCCAAGATCGCGGCGGTGCTGGCTGCCATCGGCGAGGCCTCCTCCCCCGAGGCCCTTGCCGGCCTGCACCGAGCCCTGGATGCCCTCGCCGCCCGCCGGTTCGAGGCCGATCCCTCCGTACCGGAGCTCCAGGCCCTGTGCACCGGGTATCGGGACCACATCTTCCGCCGTGCTCTTGCCCTGGCCGAGGCCGAGCTCGGGCCCCCTCCCTGCCCCTACGCTGCGGCGTGCGTCGGCAGCGAGGGGAGGCGCGAGCAGACCCTGGCCACCGACCAGGACAACCTCCTCGTATTCCGGGATTCGGCCCACCGGCCCTACTTTCTGCGGTTCGGGGCGATCGTGGGCCAGTTCCTCGCCCGGGCCGGAATCGCTCCGTGTACCGGGGGCATCATGATGGGGGAGGAAGCCTGGCAGGGCACGGTCGCGCAGTGGAAGGCAAGGATCGACCGCACGGTTGCCTTCGACGACGCCGGCGTGCCCCAGCACCGGCAGCTCCTGCGCCTCATCATCCTCTCGGACGTGCGCTTCCTCCACGGGACGGAGCTCCTCGTCGCCGAGGTCGCCTCCCACCTCTTCGCCCGGCTGCGCGACAACGTGCCCGCCCTCTACGAGATGGCGAGGGCCAGCGTCACGCTCCCCCTGGGGCTGGGCTGGTTCGGGAGGCTGCGCACGGAGCGCCGCGGCCCCAATCGGAGCCTCCTCGACCTCAAGCGGCTGGGCTGGGCGCCGCTGGTCCTGGCCGTGCGCGTGCTGGCGCTCAAGCACGGGATCTCCCAGACCCACACCGTGGACCGGATCTGCGCCCTGCGCAGCCGGGGGCGGATCGGGGAGGAGCTCGCGGCGAACCTCCTGTCGGCCCATGAGCTCCTGACCCGACTGAAGGTCGCGTGCGAGCTCCGGGCGGGCGGCCGGGGGGCGCACGTCGTCTGCTTTCTCGATGCGCAGCGGCTGCCGCCCGCCGAGGCGAAAGCGCTACGGGCTTCCTTGCGGACCGTGGGCGCCCTCCAGAGGCTTGCATATCGGAGCTTCCAGCTTCCCTGA